One genomic window of Devosia salina includes the following:
- a CDS encoding RNA polymerase subunit sigma-24, producing the protein MLQDAAEESDALSVDEFMSVLHGLTDAQWVRLHEIGRFHSKVCGSLEDDLINEAIFRVTEGKRKCPRGVDPVAFLAEAMRSVSSGIRQKARRLLPIDHKTTGKDGKSVPFEPPDASPTAEQALGEAEATKVVEAAILDLFSDDTVARDFADGVMAGLEGEELRAYTGLNGTAFNSMRRKFRRRVDAAYPNGWML; encoded by the coding sequence ATGCTGCAGGATGCAGCCGAAGAGTCGGACGCGTTAAGCGTCGACGAATTCATGTCAGTGCTTCACGGGCTGACGGACGCACAATGGGTCCGGCTTCACGAGATTGGCCGCTTCCACAGCAAGGTTTGTGGCTCCCTGGAAGACGACCTGATCAACGAAGCAATTTTCCGGGTCACGGAGGGCAAGCGAAAATGCCCCCGAGGCGTGGATCCTGTTGCCTTTCTCGCAGAAGCGATGCGCAGCGTCTCCTCCGGCATCCGCCAGAAGGCACGACGTCTGCTGCCCATCGATCACAAGACGACTGGCAAGGACGGAAAGAGCGTGCCCTTTGAACCGCCTGACGCGTCACCGACCGCCGAGCAGGCGCTCGGCGAGGCGGAGGCGACCAAGGTTGTTGAGGCAGCGATCCTGGATTTGTTCAGTGATGACACGGTGGCCCGCGACTTCGCTGATGGCGTGATGGCGGGCCTCGAAGGTGAAGAGCTGCGAGCATACACTGGGCTGAATGGCACCGCCTTCAATTCGATGCGCAGGAAGTTCCGGCGTAGAGTAGACGCAGCATACCCGAACGGGTGGATGTTATGA
- a CDS encoding ImmA/IrrE family metallo-endopeptidase yields the protein MNQLAPAERLLIGLGVQDPVDIDLDAIAWTVGVKVKYAPLDNCEARIVGTADRAIVTIREDATPGRRRFSLGHELGHWHHDRGKCLVCGSDEIGNPLANNSERAADRYAADLLMPRFLFDPAVRAAGKVNFAMFRNVAKTFNTSVTAAAIRVVEGKRVPAMLVCHGAGGRKWFVRSQMIDDRWFPQEQLSADSPAFDVQFGGKPEINLPMKIGADAWFDRHDASWYEVREQSIRVPGNETLTLLLFDDDRMHAR from the coding sequence GTGAACCAGTTGGCCCCTGCCGAGCGGCTGCTGATTGGTCTGGGTGTGCAGGACCCGGTCGATATCGATCTGGACGCGATTGCCTGGACGGTGGGGGTGAAGGTCAAATACGCCCCGCTCGACAACTGCGAGGCCCGCATCGTTGGCACCGCAGATCGTGCGATCGTGACGATCAGGGAAGACGCTACGCCGGGCCGGCGCCGGTTTTCGCTCGGGCACGAACTTGGCCATTGGCACCATGACCGTGGAAAGTGCCTGGTCTGCGGGAGCGACGAGATCGGCAATCCGCTGGCGAACAACTCGGAGCGGGCGGCTGATCGTTATGCGGCTGACCTGCTGATGCCCCGGTTCCTGTTTGATCCTGCAGTGCGAGCCGCTGGAAAAGTCAACTTCGCCATGTTCCGAAACGTGGCCAAGACCTTCAACACCAGCGTTACTGCGGCTGCAATCCGGGTAGTCGAGGGCAAACGCGTTCCAGCAATGCTCGTTTGTCACGGAGCTGGAGGGCGCAAGTGGTTCGTACGTTCCCAAATGATCGACGACCGATGGTTTCCGCAGGAACAGCTTAGCGCCGACAGTCCCGCCTTCGATGTCCAGTTCGGCGGTAAGCCCGAAATCAACTTGCCAATGAAGATTGGGGCCGATGCCTGGTTCGATCGGCACGATGCGAGCTGGTATGAAGTTCGCGAACAGTCGATCCGAGTGCCGGGCAATGAGACGCTGACTTTGCTTCTATTTGACGATGATCGTATGCATGCTCGCTAG
- a CDS encoding IS3 family transposase (programmed frameshift) gives MSKRKQHSPEFKAKVALEALKGEETVSELASRFGIHPTMIHQWKRALLEGASGVFERGGRKRPEIDDEQVKDLHAKIGELAVANDFLSRKLALGREVRRGMIEPDHPVLSIGKQCTLLSIARSSFYYTPKGETEINLALMRRIDGQFLETPFFGVRQMTWHLRNEGHVINEKRVRRLMRLMGLMPIYQKPNTSRPAKGHKIWPYLLKGLRVERPNQAWAADITYLPMRRGFLYLVAIMDWHTRKVLAWRISNTLEADFCIEALNEAVHKFGPPEIMNTDQGSQFTSFAWTDRLRRMGVRISMDGKGRFLDNIFVERLWRTLKYECVYLHAWETGSQARAGVREWVDFYNNRRPHSALGGKPPAVIYWQRIDQNQPDQQVQRVA, from the exons ATGTCGAAACGCAAGCAGCATTCGCCCGAGTTCAAGGCGAAGGTCGCCCTGGAAGCATTGAAGGGCGAAGAGACGGTATCGGAATTGGCGAGCCGGTTCGGAATTCACCCCACGATGATCCACCAATGGAAACGGGCGTTGCTCGAAGGGGCATCGGGTGTGTTCGAGCGCGGCGGGCGCAAAAGGCCTGAGATTGACGATGAACAGGTCAAGGATCTGCATGCCAAGATCGGAGAGCTGGCCGTCGCCAACGATTTTTTGTCCAGAAAGCTC GCCTTGGGGCGGGAAGTGAGGCGAGGGATGATAGAACCTGATCACCCCGTGCTCTCAATTGGCAAACAGTGCACGCTGCTGTCGATCGCGCGCTCTTCGTTCTACTACACGCCGAAAGGCGAGACCGAGATCAACCTTGCCCTGATGCGCAGGATCGATGGGCAATTCCTGGAAACGCCCTTCTTCGGAGTCCGGCAGATGACCTGGCACCTGCGCAATGAAGGTCACGTGATAAACGAGAAGCGCGTGCGTCGGCTGATGCGGCTCATGGGCCTGATGCCGATTTATCAGAAGCCCAATACCTCGAGACCAGCCAAGGGGCACAAGATCTGGCCCTATCTTCTGAAGGGGTTGAGGGTGGAGCGCCCGAACCAGGCCTGGGCTGCGGATATCACGTATTTACCGATGCGCCGGGGCTTTCTCTACCTGGTGGCCATCATGGACTGGCACACCCGCAAGGTCTTGGCATGGCGCATCTCGAACACGCTGGAGGCAGACTTCTGCATCGAGGCGTTGAACGAGGCGGTCCACAAGTTCGGTCCGCCCGAGATCATGAACACCGATCAGGGGAGCCAGTTCACGTCCTTTGCCTGGACCGATCGGTTGCGACGAATGGGGGTGCGCATCTCCATGGATGGCAAGGGCCGGTTCCTCGACAACATCTTTGTCGAGCGGCTCTGGAGAACCCTCAAATACGAATGCGTCTACCTGCACGCCTGGGAGACCGGGTCACAGGCCCGCGCCGGCGTCCGCGAATGGGTGGACTTCTATAATAACCGACGCCCTCATTCCGCCCTTGGCGGAAAACCGCCTGCCGTGATCTATTGGCAGCGCATTGACCAAAACCAACCCGACCAGCAGGTGCAACGAGTAGCTTAA
- a CDS encoding CHAT domain-containing protein: MRLRTEGHFQELAQDIAGVDPDGARFYQALADALSETTSYLDAVAKVEEEHGARAGDIRFLLARRAMVSAAFRDAADLIMGAAEKEERHIGLLIEAMEALILRQQEEADRDLILNGLQLAVTFLSAHPDQAGLRVRLESLFSFEKTGHTGKTYLAFVTLSLLSRPLDLSTDGPLDTGFDESFSVQEIRPAVDWLEERGTVLIGQTTIPRELISGDPDRLAINLMHVIDRVAAEASDDDDVKTLNLLLSVVSSINAHTQRQNYDLSAMRFAAAGYISAGRSQQARDLAEQALRVSRGGGQRRRQGWFAFADIYLRIGSHIESLVGFACAAAGETNVDGEAAWSEMNGVARIFRELGLFDPARQAHQGAAAVLRRLGLEEANSHRTRLIGLSIDFTELASDPNPSPAAVTALLYRAVECAREATEDHPDPALVQLAQIISLANANGISVGETAIEALNALLPLASRRGSILARGFGSSRADGDALFTLYAMQESARYAEDAGFDARNVAFLAKRMLWNEGDELDATIATFLTELLADRGMPLPGWETTSRPVPSLTDSGRPAAIAAAVSAECAVVALGLDSNGRLARTTWVNGEGSYVREPADVFSSAAFETWKETLPFGYGVDDGATANFFYTTTEHLRVTSLPDGPVVVVADSDLQIFPANLLRVGDTFAGQVRPISAVPSLSWLNASRENPAGSNGLLKAWISSRTEGGFTLAMVSERLAETFAKHGVDLDESDQLPEDFTGAELAIVTAHGSLGDSSQFQRLRDEGDLVVSANDLASKLRNVRVAVLFVCSAGRADKVPGAASTFGLAKKVLEKGSSAVIASPWPLDSRVTYHWLPTFLDAWTNGQRLDEAVFAANQAVSNGLGYAPETTLALSLYGDPALIFAGAVPASGSSIPQ, encoded by the coding sequence ATGCGACTGCGAACTGAGGGTCATTTCCAGGAACTCGCTCAGGACATCGCCGGTGTCGATCCTGATGGCGCGAGGTTCTACCAAGCATTAGCGGATGCGCTGTCCGAGACGACATCATATCTCGATGCCGTGGCCAAGGTCGAGGAAGAGCACGGTGCTCGCGCAGGCGACATTCGCTTTCTCTTGGCACGACGCGCCATGGTGTCTGCCGCCTTTCGAGACGCTGCCGATCTGATAATGGGAGCTGCCGAGAAGGAGGAACGGCACATCGGCCTGCTCATCGAAGCGATGGAGGCCCTGATCTTACGGCAGCAGGAAGAGGCCGACAGAGACTTGATCTTGAATGGCCTGCAGCTAGCAGTCACCTTCCTTTCGGCTCACCCGGATCAAGCGGGCCTTCGTGTCCGTCTGGAAAGCCTCTTCTCATTCGAGAAGACGGGGCACACGGGCAAGACATACCTGGCCTTCGTCACGCTTTCCTTGCTGTCGCGTCCGCTGGACCTCTCAACGGACGGTCCCTTGGACACCGGTTTTGACGAGTCGTTCTCTGTTCAAGAAATTCGGCCGGCGGTCGACTGGCTGGAGGAGCGAGGGACGGTGCTCATCGGGCAGACCACGATTCCACGGGAATTGATCTCTGGTGACCCTGACCGCCTCGCGATCAACCTGATGCATGTCATCGATCGCGTCGCCGCAGAAGCCAGTGATGATGATGACGTCAAGACACTCAACCTTCTGCTCAGCGTCGTCAGCTCCATCAATGCCCATACCCAGCGCCAAAACTACGACCTTTCCGCGATGAGGTTCGCGGCTGCAGGATACATCTCTGCGGGACGCTCGCAACAGGCGAGGGATTTGGCCGAACAGGCGCTTCGCGTTTCGAGGGGGGGCGGGCAGCGGCGACGTCAAGGCTGGTTCGCTTTTGCAGACATCTATCTGCGTATCGGTAGCCATATAGAAAGCCTCGTCGGTTTCGCTTGCGCGGCCGCAGGCGAAACCAATGTCGACGGTGAGGCGGCGTGGTCAGAAATGAATGGCGTTGCGCGCATCTTCCGCGAACTCGGCTTGTTCGATCCGGCACGGCAGGCGCATCAGGGGGCAGCCGCCGTACTGCGGCGTCTAGGACTGGAAGAAGCGAATTCCCACCGGACTCGTTTGATCGGCCTCTCGATCGACTTCACCGAACTGGCCAGCGACCCCAATCCTTCTCCCGCTGCCGTGACGGCTCTCTTGTACCGCGCAGTCGAGTGCGCACGCGAGGCCACAGAGGACCATCCCGATCCCGCCCTCGTCCAGTTGGCGCAGATCATCTCCTTGGCAAATGCAAACGGCATATCCGTGGGCGAGACGGCCATTGAGGCACTCAACGCATTGCTTCCTCTAGCTTCGCGGCGCGGTTCGATCTTGGCGCGTGGCTTCGGGTCGAGCCGAGCTGACGGTGACGCCTTGTTCACGCTCTACGCGATGCAGGAATCCGCTCGTTACGCGGAGGACGCGGGCTTCGACGCGCGCAATGTCGCGTTCTTGGCAAAGCGAATGCTGTGGAACGAAGGCGATGAACTCGACGCCACCATTGCCACATTCCTGACCGAGCTTCTTGCTGATCGCGGGATGCCGCTGCCCGGCTGGGAGACGACATCTCGACCGGTCCCGTCGCTTACCGATTCTGGTCGGCCCGCAGCCATCGCTGCTGCCGTGTCTGCGGAGTGCGCCGTTGTTGCGCTGGGGCTCGACAGCAACGGCCGTTTGGCGCGGACGACCTGGGTGAATGGCGAGGGTTCATACGTGCGTGAGCCAGCGGACGTGTTCTCGTCCGCTGCTTTCGAGACCTGGAAGGAAACGCTTCCCTTTGGATATGGCGTCGATGACGGCGCGACCGCCAATTTCTTCTATACGACGACTGAGCATCTTAGAGTCACTAGTCTGCCTGACGGACCAGTTGTCGTCGTCGCGGACAGCGATCTCCAGATATTTCCTGCCAACCTTCTGAGAGTCGGGGACACCTTTGCCGGCCAAGTCCGACCCATTTCGGCTGTGCCTTCCCTATCCTGGCTCAACGCGTCGAGGGAGAATCCGGCTGGCAGCAATGGCCTACTGAAGGCCTGGATCTCGTCAAGAACCGAGGGTGGTTTTACGCTCGCGATGGTTTCGGAACGACTGGCCGAAACGTTCGCCAAGCACGGAGTCGATCTCGACGAGTCCGATCAACTTCCTGAGGATTTCACCGGGGCCGAACTTGCCATCGTCACCGCCCACGGCAGCCTCGGCGATAGTTCACAGTTTCAGCGGTTGCGCGATGAGGGCGACTTGGTCGTTTCCGCAAACGACCTTGCTTCCAAGCTTCGCAACGTGCGCGTCGCGGTACTCTTCGTCTGCAGTGCAGGACGGGCAGACAAGGTCCCGGGGGCGGCATCGACCTTCGGGCTCGCCAAGAAGGTGCTAGAGAAGGGATCCAGCGCTGTCATCGCGTCGCCCTGGCCCCTCGACTCCCGGGTCACATACCATTGGCTTCCAACGTTCCTTGACGCTTGGACCAATGGCCAGAGGTTGGACGAGGCCGTGTTCGCAGCTAACCAGGCGGTGAGCAACGGACTCGGCTACGCGCCCGAGACCACACTTGCTCTGTCGCTCTATGGCGATCCAGCGTTGATCTTCGCGGGAGCCGTGCCGGCATCCGGTTCGTCAATACCACAGTGA
- a CDS encoding AAA family ATPase produces the protein MTKNINSIVLALWGKGGSGKTSTALALASLAAAEGRRAIVLDADPQRSASEWHAVSTNPAFAVHSTEVGAVAALLERAKSRYDLVIIDNPPARYSGSTAIVEKAGMSLICARPFLFDVTLALEWVHVLKNAHTTPLVALNAAPPLRLDMESPAVRIARERLKSAGATLWRHQITHRLAYPELIHRGMTIADLSADAPARADYERLWSAICKWNT, from the coding sequence ATGACCAAAAACATCAACTCCATTGTCCTCGCGCTCTGGGGTAAGGGCGGCTCGGGCAAGACATCGACCGCACTTGCCCTGGCGAGCCTGGCGGCCGCCGAGGGCCGCCGCGCCATAGTCCTCGATGCAGACCCGCAGCGTTCGGCCAGCGAATGGCACGCGGTGAGCACGAACCCCGCCTTCGCCGTGCATAGCACCGAAGTTGGGGCGGTTGCGGCTCTGCTGGAGCGGGCCAAATCGCGCTACGACTTGGTGATCATCGATAATCCACCGGCCCGCTACAGCGGCTCCACCGCCATTGTCGAGAAAGCCGGCATGTCGCTGATCTGCGCACGTCCGTTTCTCTTTGATGTCACTTTGGCTCTGGAATGGGTGCACGTCCTGAAGAACGCTCATACAACGCCGCTGGTCGCGCTCAACGCCGCGCCACCTCTGCGCCTTGATATGGAATCCCCGGCTGTCCGCATCGCACGCGAGCGCCTCAAATCTGCAGGCGCCACGCTTTGGCGCCACCAGATCACCCACCGTCTCGCCTATCCGGAGTTGATCCATCGCGGCATGACCATTGCCGACCTGTCCGCCGATGCCCCGGCCCGCGCCGACTACGAACGCCTGTGGTCGGCCATTTGCAAGTGGAACACGTAA
- a CDS encoding DUF6634 family protein, translating into MSILSMEVITAGLREAERIKAGFVPGEDDLADAPLLTDWAIQPLPAGLVRFVGFVSGHPLLQDGWITTSVVLAADEQAGWARTVSRYYRLGPRLGGYAPES; encoded by the coding sequence ATGAGTATCCTGTCCATGGAAGTCATCACCGCTGGATTGCGCGAAGCGGAGCGCATCAAGGCCGGGTTCGTCCCCGGAGAGGATGATCTGGCCGATGCACCGCTCCTAACCGACTGGGCTATTCAGCCGCTGCCTGCAGGGCTGGTGCGTTTCGTCGGCTTCGTCAGTGGCCATCCCTTGCTGCAGGACGGTTGGATCACCACCTCGGTGGTCCTTGCCGCCGATGAACAGGCCGGGTGGGCGCGAACCGTCAGCAGGTACTATCGCCTTGGTCCCCGGCTCGGGGGATACGCGCCCGAAAGCTAG
- a CDS encoding AAA family ATPase: protein MSFSSLRIPSPDTEADDDPHREDNTPPPLVERTSAALAQCMFEAARTPSLRRLFKTRPRLIVIKTADEASAAMLERYLSGQDRMTMVAAYTEQQKTGGRYEPQGRTELDLLERGRSVILISQDPEHLLVSEALAGADAIVTVPHPDLAVIRKTIRMVTGRTVRGLLPADVERLSIQHLTVAIRPGLSSRDCVLNLRHMANASQKPDEANTTVPLERLALTELVSDWAFETLALMHHATEGKVDASALRFACLEGPPGTGKTTIAAALARSAGWRFASTSAGSWFAASGGHLGDVIRAARKFFDDIALSQEPVVGLLDEIDAIPDRATMDTDDTSWWSPVVTFLLTEIDRLRKSGKPVMLIGATNHFGRLDRALIRPGRLEYKVSVLLPDVNERRRMFAAYIGDRIDASGIAALARLAVEATPAQIESWCRSATARAKAEERPLALTDLIALVAPPDGRSPETDRGIAIHEAGHAVVAHALNLPIAEVSIVAVGAMGGWVKPKLKDGLLKRSDVENLVTMVLAGRAADTVLGSGANSGAESDLEIANMALRSAMLDLGLFGTLTTGQNVDPRHWNNGSSLWAAIAIELDRLHDRAVKIVSQRRNEIFRLVEVLLVERVITGDRLAAILEAGSKVEMPGMAGDAGGAIEYHAPVTGRI from the coding sequence ATGTCCTTTTCTTCCCTGCGCATCCCATCACCTGATACCGAAGCCGACGACGATCCCCATCGCGAGGACAATACTCCTCCTCCTCTGGTGGAGCGGACGAGCGCCGCCCTGGCCCAGTGCATGTTCGAGGCCGCCCGGACGCCTTCGTTGAGGCGCCTGTTCAAGACCCGGCCCCGCCTCATCGTGATCAAGACCGCCGATGAGGCTTCCGCCGCCATGCTTGAGCGCTATCTGTCCGGTCAGGACCGGATGACGATGGTCGCGGCCTATACGGAACAGCAAAAGACCGGCGGTCGCTACGAACCGCAGGGGCGTACCGAACTGGACCTGCTCGAAAGGGGCCGCAGCGTCATCCTGATCTCGCAGGATCCGGAGCATTTGCTTGTTTCCGAGGCTCTGGCGGGCGCCGATGCCATCGTCACGGTGCCGCATCCCGATCTGGCTGTGATCCGCAAGACCATCCGCATGGTGACCGGCCGCACTGTCCGCGGCCTGCTGCCGGCCGATGTCGAGAGGCTGTCGATCCAACACCTGACCGTCGCCATCCGGCCGGGCCTCTCCTCGCGGGACTGCGTCCTCAATCTGCGCCACATGGCAAACGCCAGCCAGAAGCCTGACGAAGCCAATACGACTGTGCCTCTCGAACGCCTGGCATTGACCGAGTTGGTCTCGGATTGGGCTTTCGAGACGCTGGCGCTCATGCACCATGCGACCGAAGGGAAGGTCGATGCGTCCGCCCTGCGCTTTGCCTGCCTGGAAGGTCCGCCCGGCACCGGCAAAACGACTATTGCCGCCGCGCTGGCCCGTTCGGCAGGGTGGCGCTTCGCATCGACATCGGCGGGGAGCTGGTTTGCCGCTTCCGGCGGGCATCTGGGTGACGTCATCCGCGCGGCCCGCAAGTTCTTCGACGACATCGCCCTGTCGCAGGAGCCGGTGGTTGGGCTGCTCGACGAGATCGACGCCATCCCCGATCGAGCAACCATGGACACAGACGACACGTCCTGGTGGTCGCCGGTGGTTACCTTCCTGCTGACCGAGATCGACCGGCTGCGCAAGTCCGGCAAGCCGGTCATGCTGATCGGCGCCACCAACCATTTTGGCCGACTGGACAGGGCGCTCATTCGCCCCGGTCGGTTGGAGTACAAGGTGTCCGTCCTGCTCCCGGACGTCAATGAGCGTCGCCGCATGTTCGCGGCCTATATCGGCGACAGAATTGATGCCAGTGGCATCGCGGCACTGGCCCGGCTGGCCGTGGAAGCGACGCCGGCGCAGATCGAGAGCTGGTGCCGGTCTGCCACTGCCAGAGCCAAAGCCGAAGAGCGGCCGCTCGCCCTGACTGACCTCATAGCTCTTGTTGCGCCACCAGATGGCCGCTCACCGGAGACCGACCGGGGCATTGCCATTCATGAAGCCGGCCATGCGGTGGTGGCGCATGCACTGAACCTGCCCATTGCAGAGGTGTCCATCGTCGCCGTCGGTGCGATGGGCGGGTGGGTCAAGCCCAAGCTCAAGGACGGGCTTCTCAAGCGGAGCGATGTCGAGAATCTGGTGACGATGGTGTTGGCCGGAAGGGCAGCCGACACCGTGCTGGGCAGTGGCGCCAATAGCGGGGCGGAGTCCGACCTCGAGATCGCTAACATGGCGCTGCGCAGTGCCATGCTTGATCTCGGCCTTTTTGGCACCCTGACGACGGGTCAGAACGTCGACCCACGCCACTGGAACAACGGGTCCTCTTTGTGGGCGGCCATTGCGATCGAGCTCGATCGTCTCCACGATCGGGCCGTCAAGATCGTCAGCCAGCGTCGGAACGAAATCTTCCGCCTGGTCGAGGTCCTGCTGGTCGAGCGCGTCATCACCGGCGACAGGCTGGCCGCTATCCTCGAGGCCGGTTCCAAGGTCGAAATGCCGGGCATGGCCGGTGATGCTGGCGGCGCCATCGAGTACCACGCTCCCGTGACAGGGAGGATCTGA
- a CDS encoding AIPR family protein, translating into MTLEEFLVQTQSDVQREANERTGQPGPFPHPVSLFSEIVMQHMSDFGMTNEPQVLHIERRLGNAILRLSGYAISEDLDQLDLFVSLYLAAQEPTSVPESDITGAAQQCMRFLENTVSGKLASKIDPSDEAYDLILTVRDCYDNLDQVRVFVLTDGVAKSKSYKPRDIGGKSVLLEVMDIERLYRHVSEGRPRDELVVDFVEAFGSPVPCVYVPGVSGEYDYALAAFPGAMLRTLYEKWGSRLLEANVRSFLSQTGKVNKGIRDTLRTSPDRFLAYNNGIVVVADELSIGTSPDGGTGISWLKGMQIVNGGQTTASIYFTKRKFPEVDLSQVRVPAKIIVLRSSDEASDEALISDISRFANSQNQVRVSDLSANKPFHVEMERLSSTTYCPDGVGRWFYERATGSYNVMLAREGKTPARLRDLKLAMPTSRKVTKTDLAKYAHAWRQKPHLVALGSQKNFQIFNDEAIAEGAVPDLAEFKNLMAQALLYRRAEKLIRPAFQGFQANITAYTIGVIANRLGDRIALSQIWQQQAISDAFVSLINQWSREVNDALRSSAGQRIVSEWAKKDECWEYVRSREYSKPAFPLLEMQ; encoded by the coding sequence ATGACACTTGAGGAATTCCTGGTCCAGACGCAGAGCGACGTTCAACGGGAAGCGAACGAGAGAACCGGGCAGCCCGGCCCGTTCCCGCATCCGGTATCGCTCTTTTCCGAGATCGTCATGCAGCATATGTCCGATTTCGGCATGACGAACGAGCCGCAGGTACTCCATATCGAGCGACGGCTCGGCAACGCCATACTGCGACTCAGCGGTTACGCCATTTCCGAGGACCTCGATCAGCTCGACCTTTTCGTCAGCCTTTACCTGGCCGCGCAGGAGCCGACTTCGGTGCCGGAGTCCGACATCACGGGTGCCGCGCAGCAATGCATGCGCTTCCTTGAAAACACCGTATCCGGCAAGCTTGCGTCGAAGATAGATCCTTCCGATGAGGCATACGATCTCATCCTTACGGTCAGAGACTGCTACGATAACCTCGACCAAGTCCGCGTCTTCGTGCTGACGGATGGTGTGGCGAAGTCCAAGAGCTACAAACCTCGCGACATCGGTGGCAAATCGGTCCTGCTCGAAGTCATGGACATCGAAAGGCTTTACCGTCACGTGTCCGAAGGCAGGCCGCGTGATGAGCTCGTGGTCGACTTTGTCGAAGCCTTCGGAAGCCCTGTGCCCTGCGTCTACGTCCCTGGCGTATCGGGGGAGTACGATTACGCACTGGCCGCGTTCCCGGGCGCGATGCTCAGGACCCTCTACGAGAAGTGGGGCTCCCGCCTGCTGGAGGCCAATGTCAGGTCCTTCCTCAGCCAGACGGGCAAGGTCAACAAGGGCATTCGCGATACGCTGCGAACCTCGCCGGACAGGTTCCTCGCCTACAACAACGGCATCGTCGTGGTGGCGGACGAACTGAGTATTGGCACGTCTCCCGATGGCGGAACGGGCATCAGCTGGCTCAAGGGCATGCAGATCGTGAACGGCGGTCAGACCACCGCTTCGATCTATTTCACGAAGCGAAAATTCCCGGAAGTCGATCTGTCCCAGGTGCGGGTACCGGCAAAGATCATCGTTCTGCGTTCGAGCGACGAGGCATCGGATGAAGCCCTGATCTCCGACATTTCGCGGTTCGCGAACTCGCAGAACCAGGTCCGTGTTTCCGATCTCTCTGCAAACAAGCCGTTCCACGTCGAGATGGAGCGGCTCTCCTCTACGACGTACTGCCCTGATGGTGTCGGTCGATGGTTCTACGAGCGTGCCACTGGCAGTTACAACGTCATGCTGGCTCGTGAGGGCAAGACGCCGGCAAGGCTGCGGGACCTGAAGCTGGCAATGCCGACCTCGCGAAAGGTAACCAAGACCGATCTGGCAAAATACGCCCACGCCTGGCGGCAAAAACCGCATCTGGTAGCGCTGGGCAGTCAGAAGAACTTTCAGATCTTCAACGATGAAGCCATCGCTGAGGGGGCCGTTCCCGACCTAGCTGAATTCAAGAACTTGATGGCGCAGGCCTTGCTCTACCGTCGCGCCGAGAAGTTGATCCGGCCGGCCTTTCAGGGCTTCCAGGCCAACATCACGGCCTACACAATCGGGGTGATCGCAAACCGTCTCGGGGACCGCATCGCCCTCTCGCAGATTTGGCAGCAGCAGGCTATCTCGGACGCCTTCGTTTCTCTGATCAATCAATGGTCCCGGGAGGTGAATGACGCTCTCAGATCCAGTGCAGGGCAGCGGATCGTCTCTGAGTGGGCGAAGAAGGACGAGTGCTGGGAGTACGTGCGGTCCCGTGAGTATTCCAAACCTGCATTCCCCCTCCTGGAGATGCAGTAG
- a CDS encoding PD-(D/E)XK motif protein → MAPLSEHQQLESAWRSLRSNDTSEGWRTIAIGKGRFRAGIRYPENEEVLLAGFSIRPPGQSDLPQARGFSVSRVGDDAAGDALVWIGIARTPAASMEMFTIMAADLLESDASIGDVSELRAYHSFVSRIRSWQQFMERPRDRKLSESEEIGLFGELKVVQRLIRSGRPASEVLRMWKGPANGLRDFSLGTVALEVKSTISPNGFPARIASLEQLDDADDRTIYLLAQRFALDASGQSLPELIEEVRQDLGEGDELSFGRSLLMVGYEGAFADEYVRRFIDADVRAYRMDEHFPRLARSAVPLAIKSAKYDLDLDLVGDPTAELDEIYLALGGPLPL, encoded by the coding sequence ATGGCTCCGCTGAGTGAGCATCAGCAGCTTGAGTCCGCATGGCGCTCGCTGAGGTCGAATGACACCAGCGAGGGATGGCGGACGATTGCCATCGGCAAGGGCAGATTCCGCGCGGGCATCCGGTACCCGGAGAACGAAGAGGTGCTGCTGGCGGGATTCTCTATCCGGCCACCCGGTCAATCGGATCTGCCGCAGGCTCGGGGCTTTTCAGTGTCTCGCGTCGGCGATGATGCCGCTGGAGACGCTTTGGTCTGGATAGGCATCGCCAGAACCCCTGCTGCGAGCATGGAGATGTTTACGATCATGGCGGCCGATCTGCTGGAATCCGACGCATCCATTGGCGATGTCAGCGAACTGCGCGCCTACCACTCTTTTGTTTCTCGCATCCGCAGCTGGCAGCAGTTCATGGAGCGACCAAGGGACCGGAAGCTTTCCGAATCCGAGGAGATCGGGCTCTTTGGCGAGTTGAAGGTCGTGCAGCGACTGATCCGGTCCGGCAGACCGGCCTCCGAGGTGCTCAGGATGTGGAAGGGACCGGCGAACGGATTGAGAGACTTCTCCCTGGGGACGGTCGCTCTCGAGGTCAAATCGACGATTTCACCGAACGGCTTTCCAGCTCGGATCGCATCGCTCGAGCAGCTCGATGACGCCGACGATCGGACCATCTACCTGCTCGCGCAGCGCTTCGCCCTCGATGCTTCCGGCCAGAGCTTGCCTGAACTCATAGAGGAGGTCCGGCAAGACCTTGGCGAAGGCGACGAACTGTCTTTTGGCCGTAGTCTGCTCATGGTCGGGTACGAGGGCGCGTTCGCGGATGAATACGTTCGACGCTTCATCGATGCCGATGTTCGTGCCTACAGAATGGACGAGCACTTTCCGCGTCTGGCGCGGAGCGCGGTTCCGCTGGCCATCAAATCGGCGAAGTACGACCTGGACCTCGATCTGGTCGGCGATCCAACGGCCGAACTCGACGAAATCTATCTGGCTCTTGGGGGGCCACTGCCGCTATGA